Within the Salvia hispanica cultivar TCC Black 2014 chromosome 4, UniMelb_Shisp_WGS_1.0, whole genome shotgun sequence genome, the region GGTAGttgaagagaaataaaaaattaaagaaaaggaTAGTGTGTTCTATctattatggagtattatgcATGTGTGTAATTCCTAGTTTAGTTcgacttatttattttgaaatttatagtatatattttctaattaataaatagatttttatatacatatttcaatcacaaataatgttaatattactaattaaatctaataataTCACTTTCTCTATCTCATAATAAATGTCATATTCCAACATTGAAAAATGACCACAAAATTCCCATTTATCTCTGGTCAAAATTTTACGCAGTATATAGAGAGTGCTACTTTATGGTTTTCAATGTGATAATGTTGgatagaaagaataaaattatctgcttccatttttaatttttatactatattttataatgatatatttaattaagagaAGAATGAGTATATTAATTGTGAAATTCAAGAATGCTTATATCCTAACTTGATTGATTTTAATGATGAAGAAAATTAATCATGATAAGCGACGAAAAGTCGTTATGATGATTGATGCATtatccattttcttttgtagCAACAAATGGGCGTAGCACAAATGGTTGAAGCTACAAGCCTCACATTTTCCCTAAAATATTCGATGATGAAATGCTTTCACAGAAGTGGTGGATGTTTTTATTTCCTTCACTAGCGTAGTCATTGAGAGTGAGTGtttggattatttatttatttattattattattattattattattattattattattattattattattattattattattattattattgttgttgttattgttATAAAGTCGTGTAATTTCATTAAATGGGTGCgttttgttgaaattatttgaattattcttataatGAGAAAGTTGGAggttttctttcttatttcaGAAGCTTGATCATAAGCTGCAAACACCTTAGTTTGGAGAAAATGcatgttttataaaatgagatagTCTCATGTACATGTTACCCCATAATGGTCGCATGTACATGAGACTATCTCGTTTTAAAAAACATGCATTTTGagaaacttttaaaatgtgTTTGTAGATAACCCCTAAACATCACATAAGCATTGTTATGGCTTTTAGTATTTTGTTAAAGTTGGGCTGATGGCTTTtagtatttttgttaaatttggGTGCATAGTTCATTTATTCTAAAGTATGAGTAGTTATTTCGCATTTTTGTAAGAAGAAAGGCTCAGCCATTAAAAAAACTGTGAGCAAAGAAGTACAAAAGctagaacaaataaaaaaaacttttcaaaaaagCAAAGAAACATGCACATCAAACGCAACTTAGCTTACCATGTACATTAAGAATAGCAAGTCCAAGAGGAACACTCAACAAACTGAAAGGCCACCAACAAAGGAACAAACATCCACAACAAAGTTGAATAGCCACGACTCACCAGGTACAAAAGGATTGAGCCAGAAGATCATCTTCGTATTAACCAACAGGAGGAGAATTGTCACTCCAATTGTGTCCGAAACACCttctaattataaataagtCTCTGCATACCCAGGTGAGTAGGGAAAATTCGGAACCATCCTTTAATCCACAATCTAAGCCACCAAAGAATGAGTTTTTTCTATGCATCCTAGTTTGATTTCATCTTTTCGATAATTACTGTATTCTTGAGTCACCTAATTAACCAAGTGATCACGTAGAAGAGAGAGCTCCAAAATTTCTTATCCAATCTCTTGAACGGCATATCCATCCATGTAATAAAGCAAAGATTTTGGATCCTTGTTCTACTAAGAAAAGCTTCAACAAttgttagtaatttattaGATTAGTTTCATTGTTTTATGATAATTACTTACTAGTTAGTAGTTGTTGTTTATTAAGACTAATCTGTTTACAGTATAGTTgcattttgtaattaaattgttaataaGCACGCTTGTATTATTGTGACTATTGAAGTGTCCacacataaaaaagaaatagtagtactaataattaatgaacattatagttttatacttatacttttccaaatagtagtatgtatagatatagcgatttaattagttatggaATCAAACTTAAGTGGAAATGGATTTATCTCTAAAAGAACAGCAAATCTATGCATTAAGATTCCTAGAATGATGCCAATTTCTGCCTAATTTTGCCAAACAAGGGATATAATATCAGAGTCCCCATGTTGTTCCCTTTTTTGGCTGTTTTTCTGAAATAAGGCCAAAAGTTAGCTGttccttttgttttaattcCTTTTCCGTATCTCTTCTCGTATTACTTTTTCCCAACTTTAGTGGTTGTGAATTACAAGATGACGTGGCTTCCTAACAATCAAACTTAGTGCTACTGTTACATACATAAGCATACATGTATAATATGCCAAGTGTAATATCGCCACATGGTTAATTATTGCACACCAATTCgtacaaaaaatacaaatcagTGAAGTTTCTATCACTTCTGAAATGAGAATATGTGTAATGTTGTGTCCCAAAGCAAATTGAACTGATGATAAAGACTTTGTTGTGAATAGAAGTTGTTTCGGTttcaaaaacattttatagtagtGAACTATTTTGATTTAGCTAGGTTGATAATAGTATTTTGTTAGTTGTTTTGTACATGTTGTTTCtaactttttatttagtttggAATTGCTTTGAAACCACTCTTCTCTTTGTAGGTTAATTGTTGAATGGTTTCTTGGATTGTGTGGGAGTTCggtttatttatgattttagataGAACGAATGTtgtatgtgtgtttttgttatatacatataaaactcaacaaataaaagttacaATCTAAAACATAAagaacaatatataaaattatggagTAAAACATATCTAAGAAATGCAActagaaaaagtaaaagaacaATGTTGAAGGTTCAGTTTTAACACAATCTCATATCAATAACGAAAGCTACCTTTTATCGAAATTCGCATGTGAGATTAACAAGGAGATATATAAATCTTCCTCACAACCGccacaaaaccctaacccaaTTACTAAACGATGACTAGGTTATTACACAAAAGTTTAAACTACACGAAGTACAATCGACCGATCTCACACAAAAAATCTTAGATCTCACTCAATATTTGATTCTTCGAACCCTCGGGATACGAAGTCCAGATTCACATGTTGTACACGAGATGACACAAACAaggattttaaataaatttaagacTGAATTAATGTTTGGATTGGAAAGTAGGAATAATATCTCATCATATCCTTgagaagtgaaaaaaaaaatcaataaatatgtgtatgTGAGAGTAGAgtacaaattaaatgaatGTCCAATTGAGGATTGATTAGTGAAGCCAAATAGTAGACAATAACGTATGTGGCTGTGCGAAAACGTTGGATACCTGAGGATACACCACTCTCACTTTCATCCTTCCAATATCTCAACAAATATAGATTTATATTAGCCTCAACCACCTTATTTATATGTCCaacacaataatataaaattgtaaatatagaTAAACTATATCACAAAATAAGCATTGTTATGGAATACTTATTATATACATGTAGGATTCCTATAGTTATGTGTTGTTTACTTGAGTACAGTTTTGGGTCcttatcttattaattttattttctaaaaatgtcttatttatttaattttaattcttgtCATGTCTCAGTCTCTTATTGTTAGATATTGAAAATCgatgaatgaataaaattcttgatttcttagctgtttttcttaaatatgATAGTTGGCTAGACATGTTATTGTACACACAAATaggaaaatgaaagaaaatatgtgtatGGATTTATGTGGTTCAGTTGGGCTACATGTTgacaaactttaaaaaatcttaaatGTTTTCagatggaagaaaaagaagcagCTTTCAGAATAAGTGGAAAAAACATCCATATAATAAGTTAGTAAGTAGTACTATTTCTAATCTTGGACTCCTGAGtttgttgaaatttattcATTGCAACTTGATACCTAAGGACAAATTCACTTTGTAGAGAACCATGAATTGCAACTTGATACCTAAGGACAAATTCACTTTGTACATGACCATGAATTGCAACTTGATAAGATGTGTTTTCCCCATGTAGGAAACACTGTCTTAAAATTGCATTGGAGATGTTCCAACAACCCAAAGATTGATTTGctctaataaattaataagattCTCAGGGCCTAATAGATCTTGAATTACTATGAAAAATTAAGATGATTACTCATGGGCCTAACTCGTTAATTGGCTAATAATCTGGGCtgtgaaatttaaaaaatgggcCTAACTTTAATGGGTATGAATTATGGGCcgtaaaatttgaattgtgtTAAGATGATTACTAATGGGCCTAACTGTTGACATtgtatgacaaaataaaataattgctAATGGGCCTAACTTTCTAAAACGGGCTTGAATTCTGGGCCGTAATATTTGAATTCTGGGACTAGTCATGTGCACAAAACTAAACAGAATCATTTGGTCcgtattaacatttttttttattttatgtttaaattgatttcatcatcttaaaaattgttattgGATCAATTTACTGAAGTTACggataaataaacaaacaggtatttgattattatgtaatttgtatACTTAATAGAGTCTATATACAATACAcgtgcaaaataaaacactagcgtaaattaaatgaaagtgATGCTCACGAATGATACTTACCTAAGGTCCACTAAGCCCATGGAGCTAAGACAAAACTACAAAAGATATTGATATTGCAGTATCTACTGCAAGGATCTTGATTTAGGATGTATGGTGTGTCCTTTTTCCAACATTGATGCTACTCTAATAATATActtcaaacaaacaaaacatagTTATATAAACAGTGACAACCACAAGCCAAGATAGATAAGTACCATGGTCCATGTATTAGATTTCAGTCCCAACAACTTAATCAAATGGaagtttttttcaaattcacaAAGAAAATCCAACAACCCTTAAGAGGAAATGGTTGTTTTTCCTagtaatattactattattattattaataatcaGTAAAAATCATACACAAATAGAGATGAATGATGATTCAATCCTCAGtttcttccctctctctcaaCACAGCACCAAATTTCTGCACCAACAAGTCCACAACCAACGGAACCAGCTGATCACAAGGCACAGCTTTCTTGTACACATCCCCCAAATGCGAGTCGCTCCCGATTCGCCCGCCAACGAACACGTCAGCCCCCTCGACCACCTTCCCGCTCCCGTCCCTCGTCATGCACCCCATGAACCCGATATCGGCCACCTGCACCTGCCCGCACGTGTTGGGGCACCCGGTCCAGTGCATCCTCACCGGCTTCGAGACAGAGACGAGCCTCCCCACCTCCTCCGTCACCTTCAACGAGCGCGCCTTCGTCTCTATGATAGCCTGCCCGCAGAACTGGTTGCCCGTGCACGCCACCAGTCCCTTCATGAGGATCGGTGGCTCGGGCGAGAACTTCTCGGTGAGGAGGGGCTCCTTGAGCAGGGCCTCCACTTTCGAGTCGGGGATGTTTGGTATTATGATGTTTTGCTCGACCGTGAGCCTCAGCTCGCCCGACCCGTATGTGTCGGCCAAGCGTGCGAGCTCGTCCATGTCGTCCGCCTGAACGCGCCCGACAGGGATGTGAATGCCTACGAAGCTGTACCCTTCTTGCTTCTGAGGATGCGCCCCGAAGTAGTCCCGTCTCTCCCATTGGCTATCAACGAGATCTTCGCTCGATGCCCTCTCCAAATTCGCCCCCGGCATCCTCTTCGCCACTTCCTCCCGGAACTTCTCAATCCCCTGCATCAGTCATCATACAAATTGTTAGTCAAACAGGGCaaggttatccacacttatatagatgaGACACAATCATCATCAAGTCAATGTGGGACAAGATTTAAGAGATTTTAACAAACACCACCCTTCAACACTTGCATTATATAGGAGGGATAAAATGAGAATGACTCACAAGTTCATCAATCAACCACATCATTCTTGTTTTTTGCCTGTTGCCTCTGGTCCCGAGATCCCTAAAAGTCTCGAGGATCGCCCCACAAACGGGGAGGATGTCATCACCGGGGACCCACGCATCAAGAGGGATGGCCTCAGCGCATCTCTTGGGGCTAAAGAACCCTCCCACAAGAAGATTGAACCCGAAGCGCCCATCCTTTGTCGCTGGCATGTACGCAAGATCGTTAATGTGCGGATGCTCGTAGAGATCGTGTGACCCTATCACACACACATTCCACTTCCTCGGCCTGCAATCACCATTTCATCAACCACAAGCAactaaacacacacacacatcccTCCATTTTGGCCTCAAAACAAGCACctaaacacaaacacacacattcCTCTGTTTTCTACCTAAATTTTACACAAAAACAGCAAGAGAAAATGACTTACAAGTTGGTGAAAGAGGGATTTCCGCGCGAATTAGCAGTGATGTATTGAGACAGCAGGTTATTGTAAGGCCTAGTGTCAACAATCTCATGAGGATCAATCCCAGCAAGAGGGTTCCCGACCGGATTCCTCACGTTGTCCATCCCGCTCTGCAGGCTAGTCAGCCCGACTTCATCGAGCCCCTTCAAGATCTTGGGAACATCGGCCAGCACAACGCCCCGTATCTGCCAGTTCTGCCTCGTTGTAACATCAGCACAACCATCCTTCCCATACTTCCTAATCACACTAGCCAAATACCGCGTCTGATCACTCGTTGTCACCCCATTCGGCAGCTTAAGCCTCATCATGAACCTACCATCTGATGTTTCATCACCAATCACACAACATCAGATCCTAAAATGAACCGCATTTTTGCAATCATAGTTACAGTTCTAACTTACTAAGCTAACACAACAACCATTGGTGATCCTTctctaataaaaattgaatctttatGGTTGAATCAATGGAAAAGAGCTAACACAACAACCATTGTTGATCCTTctctaataaaaattgaatctttatGGTTGAATCaatggaaaattgaaaaattggGAGGCTTACAGTGGTGTTTCCTGCGGTGGAAAAGGCCGAGCCATTTGAGTCTGACATCAACGTCGTCTTTGGTGAGCTTGGATTTGTCGAGATCTTCAATGGGGATTTTGGAGAGCTCTTGGATTCCGTTTTCCATGAAGAGTTTCATGGGCTCTTTCTCGATCTTGGCTTTCTCGTGAGGGTTTATCCCTTGCCTGAACTTCTCCTTGAGCACAAAGAAGCCATCTTTCTCCTCCACCCTCGGCTCCAGTCTCTCCGCatccaccgccgccgccgccgcagaCTGAAGCGGAGCCGCCGTCTGCGGCGGGGTGGCGTGGGCCCTCATAttcttgaatttgttgttGCTAATTGGCACTATTGATGGCGCCAAGAACTTGGCATGAAGTGATGACATTTTGGCTTTTCTACGGCGGCGGAGGTGGCTGAggttggtggtggtggtggtggaggtggaggtggaaaTGAGGCCATTTGTAGGGTGGGGGGAATGGACTTTAAGAAGAGTGTGTTTGGTCTCTTGAATATTGCTAAAGGTCATTTCTCTATGCTTATATGTTATTTGGTGACGGTTTGTGTGTTTTTGACGATAATGCCCTTGGTTAGTTATTTTTTGGGGCGAGTGGGGGCAGGGGTGTTTTGGGAATACTGGTGTGAtgagttggagaaggaataATTAAGGGGAGTTTAACGTAAGCCGTTAAATAGGAAATAGAGGTCTTTTCGAAGTATATTTGggttgttttgttttaacGCACATAGTTTATTGTCGGACCATGAACTAGGATATGATTGTCTTCATTTTGTATACAAATACTCTTTTTGTCATAGAGACGTTTCTTTTAGACActagatttaagaaattgtgttaaaagtgagtcaagtgaagaaaaaataaaataggaaaggatgtaaagagatgaagagagaataaaataagagagaaaaagtttgtactttttatcaaaataggaaatgactcaactattaagacaactaaaaaaggaatacgactcagctacagatggacggagggaatattttggtgttataattaattaatttgttggtAAATAATGAGTTCGAATGGCATTTTATCCTCATCAAGGATGAAAATTTGTTGATTCTACAACATCTTTCGAACTTCCACATAGTTTCACCCGAGTTTCGCTATGATTATGGGTACATCAACTCACTTCGGCTTCTTAGATAGTGACAATTGTACCTATGAAAAATCGCTTTCATTGTGATATGGGTGCCCTTAACCAATCCACTATAATATCTAATAACTATACCTAAGCATTTAGcatgtttataaatttgtcATAATAAGACCCtctctaattttgaaaaatctatagttattattatttttaaattgggaTATTGGTTCctaaaattattaactttagttaaatttttttattttccatgagctttaaaattgatttaaaatattacaaattttacattatcgtaaatttttatgtatacTTGTTATTGAAGGGTAAATAAGGTATACGTTTTTTCCTTGTCATGTGCAGCACAATCAATTATATGCACCGAGCAATAATTCAGAAgaagatattttaaattagaaatgaGAATTTAAATAACAACACAATAGAATTAAATCATCATTTAAATTACATCACATGCTATCGCTATGTTGATACTTGATAGAAGGGAATTTGAATTAGGAGTCTTCCATGTTAAGTTTGAATAACTTAACCATGATAcgtatttgttttatattatcCACTTATGTGTTCTTTTTCAATAAGCATCTTTGTGACCAATGGctaatttttatactaatattatcaACTAAATGAGTATACTGATAATACTATTTACTCATATAAACATATcttatgatattaataaatactcctacaaGAAAACCAAAGGTCTTGAAAAATTGATGTCTCTATGTTTGTTGGTGTTCTTATTTGTACTCCTATTACATAAATATGCTATATTTCACATGACCaacaaattatttgataaCTCGGTTGTTATCTTGGTAGTACattggagtattaattttcaaagtaAAATATGGATTCATTCGGTTCCTACTATTGCTTATAACTAGAATTCATGCATGTACATCTTATTCGATTACTTTTTCCCTTAATTTTACTGATATCGTCTCCAAAGTAAGATATATTGTGTTTCGGGATTATTCATCTCACTCTCACccttattaataatttaatctaaaataaagtCTATATTTGTTTATCTCATATTATTTCTCAGTATTATCTTATCTAATAtagttattaaaatttgttctACCTAAATTGGGAGTCCCTGTCACAtacaattatttctcaatattATCTTATCTAACTTACTATagttattaaaattagttcaaCCTAAATTGGGAGTCCCTGTCACATACAACCTTTCTAGTCAACTGGGACTCAAGTTGGCTAATGAATGATAGGAGTAAcatttatatgaaaaaaaaatgaagtaaaagaCAAGAGTTGGGATGGCCTCattaaaaagtgaaaggtCAATATTATGATCGAGCCGCCTCATTTTGCATATATagtttatgaatatttatagtgAAGATTAAATGCTAAGTGCATATTAGTCAAGTTGCAAACTACAAAACATGTGGCCCTTGTCTCTTTTATACCATACCtataatttagatattttaccACTCATCATATGCTTTATTTACAATATCAAGAAAGTCAAGTGTTACAATTTTCTATAAGCGAAATCATAACTACTATTGATTAATGAATATAATCTAGATGCTCAAATAGTTGGGTGAGATGCAGAGTATTTTATCcttgttattgttttttttgttatgcaATAGacactttctatatttataaatgaagtTTGTCTCTTGGGATCTACGTGTCTAAAGCTAAGTTATTTTTTGGAGTTGGTTAATCACATCGATCTATagattaattgaaaataaaggTGTCAGAATATAATGCATGTGCACTACAAATgaaatttacatttaattcTCTGCCTTTCTCTTTATctcaaaacaaatactcctattatctTCAaagaaaactattaattcatcaaACGTTATGCCTCATTTAATAGTCTAGCCCCACCTCTGAAAAGATTATGTGAAAAAGActatttcaataaaaacatGTACTCCATAATCTAACATTTTTGCGAGCTTACAAAATTGAATCATACTATCATGGTGTATGTggtaaaaattatattatcttGTTGgacaaaatcaattttccactgtaaaaatacaaacttttaacttttttgaGCTCAAATTCAGCatttatatcattttcatccgaatcaaattcagaaaaaaaagaaaaagaaaaaaaaaaacaagttttgATTTTAGCATGTTCGAACCTTGACAAAACAAAGgaataacttttaaaaattgaccAAGAATCGGAATCAAGCAAGGAATATAGGGATCGAAACATCATTCCATCTTAGTTTCCTCAATTTTAACCATTTTCAATGCTTCCCATAGTGAAGTTATGTACACCAATTATCAAAACCTCATTTTAAGCCCCAAAATCATGTAATAATCCCCATCTTTCGCGCCTCCTCTAAACTCGACCTAAAACTAACGAACACGAAGC harbors:
- the LOC125222658 gene encoding ferredoxin--nitrite reductase, chloroplastic-like, with product MTFSNIQETKHTLLKVHSPHPTNGLISTSTSTTTTTNLSHLRRRRKAKMSSLHAKFLAPSIVPISNNKFKNMRAHATPPQTAAPLQSAAAAAVDAERLEPRVEEKDGFFVLKEKFRQGINPHEKAKIEKEPMKLFMENGIQELSKIPIEDLDKSKLTKDDVDVRLKWLGLFHRRKHHYGRFMMRLKLPNGVTTSDQTRYLASVIRKYGKDGCADVTTRQNWQIRGVVLADVPKILKGLDEVGLTSLQSGMDNVRNPVGNPLAGIDPHEIVDTRPYNNLLSQYITANSRGNPSFTNLPRKWNVCVIGSHDLYEHPHINDLAYMPATKDGRFGFNLLVGGFFSPKRCAEAIPLDAWVPGDDILPVCGAILETFRDLGTRGNRQKTRMMWLIDELGIEKFREEVAKRMPGANLERASSEDLVDSQWERRDYFGAHPQKQEGYSFVGIHIPVGRVQADDMDELARLADTYGSGELRLTVEQNIIIPNIPDSKVEALLKEPLLTEKFSPEPPILMKGLVACTGNQFCGQAIIETKARSLKVTEEVGRLVSVSKPVRMHWTGCPNTCGQVQVADIGFMGCMTRDGSGKVVEGADVFVGGRIGSDSHLGDVYKKAVPCDQLVPLVVDLLVQKFGAVLREREETED